The Dasypus novemcinctus isolate mDasNov1 chromosome 20, mDasNov1.1.hap2, whole genome shotgun sequence genome includes a region encoding these proteins:
- the LOC139437062 gene encoding taste receptor type 2 member 42-like, with the protein MFSALDTFFLILAIGDFIIGEVLGIALESDYTVTYLVCYLPSLTNFIPTVLSLTSLLHVFLFLVKHTKSLHPNFLGSRDPSTEAHP; encoded by the exons ATGTTCTCAGCATTGGATACATTCTTTCTGATACTGGCAATTGGAGACTTCATAATTGGA gaggtactggggattgctTTGGAGTCTGATTACACAGTTACCTACTTGGTTTGCTATCTGCCTAG CTTGACCAATTTTATCCCCACTGTTCTGTCCCTGACCTCTTTGCTCCATGTATTTCTGTTCTTGGTGAAACACACCAAGAGTTTGCACCCCAACTTCCTGGGATCTAGGGACCCGAGCACAGAGGCCCATCCATAA